A segment of the Nitrospina gracilis 3/211 genome:
TTCCCGGTACCCCAGCTGAACCGATTGCTTGAGTGCGTCCAGTGCTTCGTCGGTGTGGTTCTGCAGGGCGTGGTAGCAGGCGAGGTTGTAATACAGGTGCGGGCTTTTCGGTTCCATCTCCTTCAGGGTATTGAGTGTCTTGAAAGCCGCGTCGAATTGCCGGCCCTTCAGGTAGGCAGTGCTGAGGTTGATGTACACCGGATGCAGGTGCTTGTCGTGGCGAAGAGCCATATTGTAATTGCGGACCGCTTCTTGCCAGTCGCCGCGGCTCAGGAATCCGTTGCCTTCGTTGTAGTGGTGAATGGCCATGCGGGTCTCGTCGCTGGCACGGTTTTTTGAGCCTTCGGAAAACCCGCTTGGCTGGGCACCGCCCGGAGTCTTTGTGGCGGAGCCTTCGCGCGCGCCGTTTTCCTTGGGTGAAGGATCGTTGAACGAAGCCTGGTCGCTCCACAAGGCGAGTCCCATGAACAGCACTACAAGCACAGGCAGGTAGCGCTGGACAATATGAGGGGGAATCTTCATACCCCTAGAATACCCGAGTTGCGGGGTCGATTGCATCCCCAACAGGGCAGGGTTTCAGTGAAGTCCGGCGGGGGTTGCAATCGGCCGCGATTGGTTTAAAATCCGGGAAGTTGTCCGCTTCGCAGGCGGCATTGGCCGCCACACTGCTTGCCCGCCAACCGGGACCCGGTGCCATGACCATCCAGATATTGCCAGACAGTCTTGCCAACCAGATCGCCGCCGGTGAGGTGGTGGAACGCCCCGCCTCCGTCGTCAAGGAACTGGTCGAGAACGCCATCGACGCCGGGGCGACGCGCATCGCCATCGAGGTCGAGGGTGCGGGCAAGGAATCGATCACCGTCCGCGACAACGGGTGCGGCATGAATCCGGATGATGCAAGGCTGGCGCTGGCGCGGCACGCCACGAGCAAGATCTCCCAGCCGGAGGACCTGGTGTCCATCCGCACCCTGGGGTTTCGCGGCGAAGCGCTTCCCAGCATAGCGTCTGTGGCAAAGGTGCGGCTCACCACCTGCCATGCGGAAGGGCAGGCCGGGACGGAGGTGACGGTCGAAGGCGGGCAGGCTGCGGTGATCAAAGAGACCGCGTGCCCCAAGGGAACCACGTTGGAGGTGCGGCAGTTGTTTTTCAACACGCCGGCGCGACATAAGTTTTTGCGGCGTGACCAAACCGAGGCGGGGTACATCACGCAGGTGGTGCAGCAGCAGGCACTGGCGCATCCCGGAATTCAGTTTTCCCTGTCACACAACGGACGCACGGTGATCAACACCCTGCCGACGGACCAGGTGTTGTACCGCATCGCCGAGTTGTTCGGTTCGGAACTCACCCGCGAACTGCTTCGCGTGGAAAAAGAAGAGGGACGCTACCGGATTGAGGGCTTCATATCGAGCCCGATTCTCACGCGGTCCAAGCGGGACGATCAGTTCAGCTTCATCAACCACCGTCACATCCGGGACAAAGTCATCCTGTCGGCGACGCAGAAGGGATACAGCCACCTCCTTCCACGTGGCCAGCATCCGGTCCTGTTTTTGTATTTCACCATGGACCCGGACCTCCTTGACGTAAACGTGCATCCGGCGAAAGCCGAGGTTCGGTTTGCGTACCAGAGCGAGGTGTACCGGTTTGTGATGGAAGCCATCCAGGAAGCGCTGGCCGGAAACGAAAAATCCGGCCTGCCGGAGCAGAAACCTCTTGCGCCTTCCGAATCGGCAGGTCAAAGCGCAGTCCCCCATGTGGCTAACGGAGCGTCGGCGGAGACCTACGCCAGTGTGCCGCGTCCGAACCTGGAACACGCCCCGGCGGGCCCGCCGCCACGGTACCAGCAGACGCATTCGTTTCAGGAGATGGGTCAGGCACTCCAATCGTTTTACGGCAAAGGCGGGGGACACGACTCCGTGCAACCCGGCAGACTTCCGCCGGAGATCGACTTGTTCCGCACCAAGCCGCGTGCGGTGTCGGATATGATCTACTCCGACTTCGAACCTTTGGGTCAGCTCAACAACTCGTTTATCGTCATGCAGGGGCGGCGTGGCGTGCTGGTGGTGGACCAGCACATTGCCCACGAGCGCGTCCTGTACGAACGGTTCAAGAAGGCGGCGATGGAGCGCAAGGTGGAGATTCAGAACCTGCTGTTTCCATTGGCCATCGAGTTTGCGCCGGCCGAAGCGCAGGCGCTGGTGGAGGAATTGCCGGAGTTGGCCAAGCTCGGTCTGGAGATGGAAGCGTTCGGCACCAACGGATTCTTACTGCGGTCGGTGCCTGCAATACTCAAGTCCCACGACCACGAAGCCGTGGTGCGGGAGATCGCCGCGGCGCTGGCCCGGGACGAAGCCCAGCACAGCCTGCAGGACAAGTACGACGACGTCATCATCATGATGTCGTGCCGCAACGCCATCAAGGTCAACCACCCGATGGAGCTGGACCAGATCAAGAAACTGCTGCATGATCTGGAAATGACCGAGATGCCCTACACCTGTCCGCATGGGCGCCCCATCGCACTTCTCTTCGATATCGAAGACATCCTCAAGCAGTTTCACCGCAAATAAAAAAGGCGTCCCCCTGTTGAAAGGAGACGCCCTGTTATCGTTCCGGAATAGCCCCGTGGTCACTTGACCGTGATCTTTTTGATCGACTTGACCATTTTTTTGAGCTTCTGTGTGTTCTTGGCTTTCAGCACTTTTTTAGGGGTCTGCGCGCCATTGCCTGCACGTTTGCGGCTGAGCGCCCAGTCCTGAACTTCCTTGAGGCATTTTTCCCTTGAACGTGGAGTCAGCTTGCGGTAATGGCCGAGCAGTTTTTTCTCGTTGGGTGTGGCGGTGATGTAGAAGTCTTCCTTGATGCCCTTGAACATCAGCCGGCCCTCGTTGAGCGACCCGCCGACCACCTCGATGTTGTCCGCTTTCACCGGCGGCAGTTCGCTGTCCGGCCGGGTCAACTCCTGCACGCTGACCCGGGTGGTCAGCAGGCGGTCGAGAGAAATATCGGCCAGCCGGGCAAGCTTGATGAGCACCGCCACCGGGGCGTCGCGTTCCCCGGATTCATATCGAACGTAGGTTCGGAAGCCAATGTCCATGATTTGGGCGAAAGCCATCTGCGTGCATTTCAGACTTTTCCGGATCGTTCGCATGTTCTCAGATAAAACCGTCATAGTACCTCTTTGGAAAAAATTCCCGGATGGGTAAACGGTTCCCGTCGGTACGTTGATCCTGTTTTCAGTATAGAAAAAGGAAGGGGGGCTTTTCAAAAAAACATTCCCGTTTCGGCCCAAAAAATGAAGGGATGAAAACTCTCCCAAATGGAGGAAAACGGATGCGGAAACTGGAAGGGACCCTCAGGCCAGCTCGATGCCGTTTTTGCGCAGGAATTTGTAGGCTTCGTCGATCCAGCGGCGCTCTTTTTCCAGCTTGTAGTCCGGAAGGTCTTTCGAGGAGCCGATGATGCTTTTCATGTAATCGATGGCTTCCTGCTTCTTGCCGCGTTTGTCGAGCAGTTTGGCGTAGTGGTAGTACGCCTTGAAGAAATGGTAGGAATTGATGACCGCTTCGTAGGTTTCGAGGGCCTTGTCTTCCTGCCCGGAGAGGCGGTAGCACTCCGCAAGCCCGAAAATGGCGTTGCCGTAATCGAACTTCTTGTCGATCTCCACCAGTTCCTCCAGCACCTCGGCGGCTTCAGAGAAACGGCCCTGGCCGTAATAGCATTTGGCGAGCCCGTAACGTGCCTCGTTCATTTCCGGGTCGCGCTTGACCGCCTCCTGAAACGGCTCGATAGCCAGGTCGTATTTCTTCTGTTCCAGGTAAATCTGGCCGAGCTTTTCGTAGTGGTAAGCCTTGTCGTATTTGCCGATCAACTCCTTGAGTTGCAGGGTCTCTTCCGTGTCCAGTTCCTTGCGCGGTGCGCTGGGTTGGAAGAAGGTCGACCGGCCCGAGCTTTGCTGTTCGGCTCCGTTGGCGGACGGTGCGGAAACGCGGTTTTTAACTGCAAAAAGTACGCAATGGCACCCACCGGCATCAGCACAATCATCACGATGATCCAGACGAAGTGCTCCTTGCGGTTGATGCAGTCGATGCACATGTATGTGGTGAAGATCAGCGAGGC
Coding sequences within it:
- a CDS encoding TPR end-of-group domain-containing protein; this translates as MKIPPHIVQRYLPVLVVLFMGLALWSDQASFNDPSPKENGAREGSATKTPGGAQPSGFSEGSKNRASDETRMAIHHYNEGNGFLSRGDWQEAVRNYNMALRHDKHLHPVYINLSTAYLKGRQFDAAFKTLNTLKEMEPKSPHLYYNLACYHALQNHTDEALDALKQSVQLGYREFDAIRTDPDLASLRQTDAFKMWMNTLG
- a CDS encoding tetratricopeptide repeat protein, with the protein product MHRLHQPQGALRLDHRDDCADAGGCHCVLFAVKNRVSAPSANGAEQQSSGRSTFFQPSAPRKELDTEETLQLKELIGKYDKAYHYEKLGQIYLEQKKYDLAIEPFQEAVKRDPEMNEARYGLAKCYYGQGRFSEAAEVLEELVEIDKKFDYGNAIFGLAECYRLSGQEDKALETYEAVINSYHFFKAYYHYAKLLDKRGKKQEAIDYMKSIIGSSKDLPDYKLEKERRWIDEAYKFLRKNGIELA
- the mutL gene encoding DNA mismatch repair endonuclease MutL; translated protein: MSASQAALAATLLARQPGPGAMTIQILPDSLANQIAAGEVVERPASVVKELVENAIDAGATRIAIEVEGAGKESITVRDNGCGMNPDDARLALARHATSKISQPEDLVSIRTLGFRGEALPSIASVAKVRLTTCHAEGQAGTEVTVEGGQAAVIKETACPKGTTLEVRQLFFNTPARHKFLRRDQTEAGYITQVVQQQALAHPGIQFSLSHNGRTVINTLPTDQVLYRIAELFGSELTRELLRVEKEEGRYRIEGFISSPILTRSKRDDQFSFINHRHIRDKVILSATQKGYSHLLPRGQHPVLFLYFTMDPDLLDVNVHPAKAEVRFAYQSEVYRFVMEAIQEALAGNEKSGLPEQKPLAPSESAGQSAVPHVANGASAETYASVPRPNLEHAPAGPPPRYQQTHSFQEMGQALQSFYGKGGGHDSVQPGRLPPEIDLFRTKPRAVSDMIYSDFEPLGQLNNSFIVMQGRRGVLVVDQHIAHERVLYERFKKAAMERKVEIQNLLFPLAIEFAPAEAQALVEELPELAKLGLEMEAFGTNGFLLRSVPAILKSHDHEAVVREIAAALARDEAQHSLQDKYDDVIIMMSCRNAIKVNHPMELDQIKKLLHDLEMTEMPYTCPHGRPIALLFDIEDILKQFHRK
- a CDS encoding helix-turn-helix domain-containing protein — encoded protein: MTVLSENMRTIRKSLKCTQMAFAQIMDIGFRTYVRYESGERDAPVAVLIKLARLADISLDRLLTTRVSVQELTRPDSELPPVKADNIEVVGGSLNEGRLMFKGIKEDFYITATPNEKKLLGHYRKLTPRSREKCLKEVQDWALSRKRAGNGAQTPKKVLKAKNTQKLKKMVKSIKKITVK